In Paramormyrops kingsleyae isolate MSU_618 chromosome 5, PKINGS_0.4, whole genome shotgun sequence, one DNA window encodes the following:
- the pdgfba gene encoding platelet-derived growth factor beta polypeptide a encodes MMGFTVLVLATLACLRFGSGQGDPLPLSLVELVTGSPIESFEDLQRLLDSDSVEKDPDGPLVQELLPNHTAPHRLPRSLGDIQVAEQAQCKVRTEVMEVSRSMLDRRNANFLLWPPCVEVQRCSGCCNTRNLQCVATVSRIRPLQVTKIQFVNKQPLYERAVISVEDHVECRCKSAVSANMPRTTARKPQSPPPPPKAPRLKSPSKEDIYQHDVLKQNQNFQLEELEGRQWQTQTPDTRSGTSGQGEPSTPSGAQPPLSAATWEGAEEKEVRREEELDSQLGDERPPERPGDRHTGTRLEAGQRLSHHHHSKAAEEKLPSESPAPGGGSTVKRRTEAVEPRPSLHPDAVTRHPQEHWPGSAHAGTTNQGPLSKEPHRDDKQLGMEIRRNQEEVEASKKEGLSDQERDQVQEQQARQQHHHHQQHLHQLHQQVHTTATKAAVAPPTTRSPAVMQTPSPFRPPRRRSSSLRRRLRKNRNRMSKTAMRAILM; translated from the exons ATGATGGGCTTTACGGTGCTTGTGCTCGCTACGCTCGCGTGCCTACGCTTTGGAAGCGGCCAG GGGGATCCGCTGCCCTTATCCCTGGTGGAGCTGGTGACAGGCTCTCCTATAGAGTCCTTCGAGGACCTGCAGAGGCTCCTAGACTCTGACTCCGTAG agaaggACCCAGATGGTCCATTAGTCCAGGAGCTGCTGCCCAATCACACGGCCCCGCATCGCCTTCCCAGGAGCCTCG GTGACATCCAGGTGGCAGAGCAGGCTCAGTGCAAGGTGCGGACGGAGGTGATGGAGGTGTCTCGCTCCATGCTGGACCGCCGTAACGCCAACTTCCTGCTGTGGCCTCCCTGCGTGGAGGTGCAGCGCTGCTCTGGCTGCTGCAACACCAGGAACCTGCAGTGTGTGGCCACCGTCAGTAGAAtacgccccctgcag GTGACGAAGATCCAGTTTGTGAACAAGCAGCCGTTGTATGAGAGGGCCGTGATATCGGTGGAGGACCACGTCGAGTGCCGCTGCAAGAGCGCCGTGTCGGCGAACATGCCCAGGACCACGGCGCGGAAACCGCAAAGCCCACCGCCACCGCCAAAGGCCCCCAGGCTCAAAAGCCCGTCCAAGGAGGACATATACCAGCATGACGTGCTAAAGCAAAACCAGAACTtccagctggaggagctggaggggcGCCAGTGGCAGACCCAGACCCCTGACACGCGCTCGGGAACGTCCGGCCAGGGGGAGCCGTCGACACCCTCAGGCGCGCAGCCACCGCTTAGCGCTGCAACGTGGGAGGGAGCAGAGGAGAAGGAGGTGCGGcgggaggaggagctggactcACAACTAGGAGATGAAAGGCCTCCAGAGAGGCCAGGGGACCGTCACACTGGCACACGATTGGAAGCAGGCCAGAGACTGTCCCACCATCACCACAGTAAAGCCGCAGAGGAGAAACTCCCATCAGAGAGCCCAGCCCCTGGCGGCGGCTCCACGGTAAAGAGAAGGACCGAAGCGGTGGAGCCACGGCCTAGCCTGCACCCGGATGCAGTGACGAGACATCCGCAAGAGCACTGGCCTGGCTCCGCCCATGCAGGGACGACCAATCAGGGGCCGCTATCCAAGGAGCCCCACAGAGATGACAAGCAGCTAGGGATGGAAATCAGGAGGAACCAGGAGGAAGTTGAGGCTTCAAAGAAGGAGGGACTCAGTGACCAAGAAAGGGATCAGGTGCAGGAACAGCAAGCACGCCAACAGCACCATCACCATCAACAGCATCTTCATCAGCTGCACCAACAAGTGCACACGACCGCAACAAAAGCAG CGGTGGCGCCACCTACCACGAGATCACCGGCCGTCATGCAGACACCATCCCCATTCCGTCCCCCCAGGAGGCGCTCCTCTTCGTTACGAAGGAGACTACGTAAGAacaggaacaggatgagcaagACAGCCATGAGGGCCATTCTCATGTAG